tgggctTCAAACCCATAACCTTCATGCTATCCTCTACCAATTGAGCTTGAATGAGTCTTCAAATTCTCATTTCTTTGAAGTAACGCAAAACAGCCTCACATTCAGTTTCAGGGACTTTATTTCTATGATATGCTTGTGTTTTAAGCTTCGTTTTCATGCTGTGCCCTTACCTACAAAATACTGTAAACAGATGACAAATATCTTCCTATGACAACACCAAGGTTATCGGTTCAGTCTCTAGGGTAAACACAAAGGCACATTGGATAAACCCGTTTCGCAAATGCTTAAATATAAATGCAGTCAATCTTGTCCACATCATGTGCTGTTTAGTGACGTATTTGAAATATGTGGTGTTTTGGGGTAGTCAAAATCAAATATATAAGATAATATTTGATCATATTATTGAATCAGTTAAAGTCACACTGCCCTTTGTTGCTTGTGACGTTGCGTGTGATAAATGTATTTATCATTCTGAATGTCAGCTGTGATTCATTTGCATGTTTGGGTAACCTTATGTGTCCAGCTCAGTCATGTTTATTCCAAAACTGTCACCTAAGTGTGACGTAAATTTCATTCTGAAGGGACTATTGGAATATGAGTGCGTCTTCCCTTATAGGctaaatgaaccatggttttattacagcCTAGCGAAAGTCTAGTTAACATAATTTATTGGCATTtgttttaccacagttttactacaaataccatacaGTAGCCTACCTAAAGTAGTGTATTGTAAAtatagtaaatttgtggttactatatggttttactacaaataaaactacAACACTATGGTTACTACAGTTAAACAATGATTCATTTTCGTAAGGGACGCTTTAACAAACTTCTGTGATCTCAAGTCTAAACACCTTTCAATGTTAGAGTAATGAACAGTACTACTTACAATAGCCTGGATCTACTTATTCGAGATACTAgtgtattcatttaaaatataacgcCTTTATAAAAACGTTATTGTAATACAAAAGATAGGCCTTAGGGTGCGTTTacatttggcattaacatgcgatctcggtgatccgaacaagcagatcggatcttcagacaatcaggacacagcgcgtttacactcgtcaacaagtggcttgcacatctggataactgatcggatctctatagtttcccgcccattattttaataagcttgccattttaaaatagccccggtgcggggagatttcacacaacacgtaggcctataacggggaggatgagcatgttacagatttgatacgcagccatgttgaactcgaggcagcggtgggaagtaaaccgcggttaaaacgattaatgatcttattatgtgaaagtataagcagaggacgtttgtaaaatgacacaagcttttgtacttgagctgtggcgggtttcactcgcgcgcgcacacacacacagactctaacggtgtttttaatCACATCATTTGTTCATGTCACGGacacaaaataatcacataagtaggccgaagttcctatgatcaaaagcgaccactcgttctcgtctatttgggttggttcggctgaaagtgacagcacgtcgtttctttggtctgcgccctaaatagcgtgtttactgacatcagctattagcaacactatacaatcttgtttctgtgtgtaaatgatatatacggtgtattcagagctccgtttcaagctgcccgtctgccgcttaaACTGTTTTAcggggacggtactttcgagtcagatccgtgggcgtggcttgttggttttgactaaatctttggtgttttaagtcttacgaaacctttaccctaaccttactctaaccatctaaactacctatgattgttaaaattgatgaaaaaacacgttagggtgatgacgtcagactcgaaacaccaaggatttagtgagagacacaagcggcagcagccctcggggTACCGGAGAGTTGACtacgccgtataggctacagtaaacacacacacgtatgttagaaacaagctgagtgttgccattcgtgtctgtgacatgaaaataaacaaatgatgcgttttaagctggcgctgtgtgtgcgagtcaacgccattcatggcagtcacaaatactgcgatgatacagctgaagtggtcaagtaaaacatctcgtgtgatttgacataaatcctctgtaggttaaagtatccatgatcATTTCGTGGGAAAACGAACGACTGTGGAAGAGTGcgtgagcaagagtaaactttccgctgcatttgtcagctgctccgcagcagtctgacaggtttcggacagacgagagaataatgatagcgggcggggttttctgtgaaattgtaccggtaaatgtagataaactgtctggattgcgtttacattacactgagatccgatcacaatgcgtcctcgactacctctggatcaggacacgctgatcggatgacattccgatcagaagcgcgtttacacttgtcttttcaatgtgtatgtggacaacatccagatacagatcgcatgttaatgccaaatataaacgcaccctaAATAAAACCGAAAGTCCTTTTAACAAACAAgcgctttttaaaaaatctgacaaACCTCTGATGCAGCGAAATCCGAGCACGCGATGTACGCATGCGCAAGGCAATTGGCGATTGTGAAACGTCATTTCTGAAGAGTCGCATTAAAAGTCAggtgacatttttctttttgtttactGTGTTTTAATATGCACcaattttcaatgttttattagTAACATCTTGGTAATTGTTTGTCTATGTGGAGATTTTTGGCTTCTTTCCCGCATTTAAAATTGGTATAATAATCTGGTTTTATTCTGGTAGCCTATAATAATTTGGCAATTATTATTCAATTTAATATTATGTATTAATATTtagtattattataataattctTATTGTGTTAGTACATTTTGAAAGGATATTCTCCCTAATAAAATCTTGCAATCCAAGTCAAAGTGTTACAAGCAGCTCATTATTATAAACCTGTGACTCTTCTACATACAAATGCTGTCTATCAAAGTTATGTTACACCAACCGTTGATTGTCCCTTACCCTCATCAcaattaaactgtaaaaaacagcTAATGAACGTTTCCTCGTCCCATTAGGGATTTCCCCTGTTGCTTCAGGCCTGTCTGTTTAATTCTCCATTACACAGCTTTGCTACGCCCTGTTCATTAATTATTTAGCTGATGTTTTGGTCTCACTCAATAATTTAAAATGGTCACAGGATGGTCTAATAACTGGAGTACAGTCCATAGTGAAATAACTGCAATTTTGCGAAGTTGAAATGACATGTCAAGCATTTACGACGTGCATGCACCCGAGATGCAATATGCGAAAACATCATCTGCTGAGAGTATGTTTGTAAATGTTAGGTTAGATCTACCCAGATGTGCATTGTTAGCTGTGAAGGAGATACTTTATATTCTCTTCCTCTATTATGTCACCAAGTGTCCTTAGACACTTATGCTGCCAAATCATAGATTTACAtacatttgttacatttacagcCGTCTTTTAAAAtctctttttataaatgtgtggctTATGTACATCaaacttgcatttatggtcgGCTCTAACACTGGCTACTCTTTGGATGACCAAAATAACTGGTTAGCTCTTCCACAGCTCTTATCTAAAATGTGTCGCTATGTGTTCATCTGCAAGTTTTTGTCTGTAAAAAAAGTTCATATAATAATTTCGACACTAGTGATGTCATATTTAAAGGTTCAACTTTTCTCCAAATCTTAAAATATAGGCAAACTTCCCTATACACAGTTTTGTGTTGTACAAGATTTCCCATAAATCACATTTTGTAGGACTAGGCTATACCTTTCGTAAACACACCTGATGAGTCACACACACTGTTTTCCATTATCATTATACTATGTTGCAAAAACTGATCAGGTCACAGTGAAGTAATGCAGGACATGTTACGTGAAATCATTATCAAGTAAAACACCTGTTTTACAGGAAAGTGTCTGCATACAGGAAAGCATGCAATGCAGTGCACCGACATTATATCCTGAGGTGACCTCTAGTGGCCATAATATTGCACTGCTTAGCATAGACTGCTTAGCATAGACAGGTCACAAACAAATGCCCAAAACAACAACCCCCATCCAACCCCCATCCCCCCCcaaagaaaaatctgtcaataTTTATCGTTCTTGAGTCATTCCATATGAAATGACAATCTTCCCTTTCAGTGTCACAATATTGGTTAATGCACTTTCTCACAAGGTTGAGAACAAGGACTTTGGATCTCCTGTAATAATACGTGTAATAAATGCAAAACTATAGTGACAACTATCTGTTTGTTCTAGTAAAAGAATGAGATCCTCTTTTGACCTTTTTTGGTGAACAGCAGTTCATGTTTGATGTGCAGTCAACAAGAAAAGGACAATGCCAGCAAACTGGTTTACCCTAAATGGaatttccctctctctctctctttaatgcGACAAGACATGGTGCATTGTAGCAAATCCAAAAACGAATGTCCAAATAAAGTCTTAGCTAAGAGATGTGGGTAAACGTTGTTATTGACGGAAAGCTTTAAATGCTACATTGGCACAATTGAACTTACATTCTTGaatgaaatgtcatttaaacaatttaattCTATGTTCTATTTGCACCCGCAATTTTTCATAACccatttgattttatatttgtcTTTTCTTAGTTTCATTTTCATGATGTGCCAGATTTTCCATGGCTTAGGCAATAGCAAGACGCTTACAGAAGTTCAGGAATTTTTTAACCTTCATAAAGCATTTCTATGATTTGCTGTATGAGTCATCAAAGGGAATCTACAGTAAATGGCTGCATGTTACTGATCTCTGAATGACGCAATCTCTGTCTCATTCTAAAGTGCAGGCCCATGAATTCAAATCTAAATGTTTAGTTAAGTGAAAGGATAAACTGAAATATAGATATTTCATATTGCACAATAACGTGTAAATCAGTTCATGCAAGGATATATATAGGTTAGgcgtttctttttatttagtttttatttccttattcgTGTCATAAAACCGGGGTTGTCGAAACTGTAAACATCACCTGACGCACTTCCCTAAAGGTGTGCTCGAattcacgcggcgctgcgcaagCCGATcggtatgacatcaaagtaccgcgagagcgagtCAAGAGCTCATCTTTTATTTCGATCTCGCGATACTCTGGTGTTGCAGCCATCCGTCTGCGCAGGACTGCATGAAGTCGAGCACGCCTCTCACGAGCACAAGTTCACCTGGATGACGTAACACCTCTCGTTGATATAGGAGTGACAAACATTGCACACATAACTAAGAAACCTTGAACGCGCAAACATTGGCTGTCGTTCGCCGTCGGAGACGAGGGTGCGAGAAACAGTAAGACAGCGTCCATTGTTATTCACTTAAATTATCGCATGTTggaatttgtttgtgtttgggcTGCTTGATCAATATACGCCTAACGTGACGTcgttgaaatgttttaaaattttcatttacattaaatgtatcagtttggtatatgctttattaaattgtttatttggcCCCTATATAGCGAGCGACCCTTATAAAAAATAACCCTGTATTTAGTACAGTAATCATAGTAAAactatgtttttttgcattacatAATATAACCATGATAGTAAAATGATGATAATGTAGTTAATCAGTTTgctaaaaacatggttactacactttatAAAACCATAGTTAATTTTTTCTGAAGGTTGTTATGAATACAAATGCATATGGGTCAACTATGAATGTCAATCTAAAtacgtttttgttattttttacagtaagaCAGAATGACGTCCATCTCAAGCGAACAGAATACACAGCCCAGCCCCCAGCTGCTGTCCGTAGGAGAAAAGGACCGTAAACGACTTTTAGAAGTGTACGTCAAACGAAGTCTGAGCCTGAACGATGGATCCCAGTGTCCCAGGAGACAGGAGCAAAGATCACATAAATGGGTCACCATAGCGGAGAGGAAGAAAAGAGATCGCAAACATTCCAGTGACACATCCCTTAACTTGAGTTTACAAAACTCTATCGCAGATGAGGATGTTGTACAAGAGGCCTTCGCTGCATCTGAACCAGACAAGAAGGTTGAAACGTCGTCTGAGAAGAAATTCAAAAAGTGGAAAATTAAAGGCAGTCTGCGTCGCAACGATGGCTCTAATGCGTCACAGAAGTGTAACAGCAAACCGAAGAAACGGTTTCAGTTAGATAAGGCCAAGGAAGATGAAAACGATGTTTTACCTCTCTCGACAAATACTGCTGGAGATGCTCAAACGAAGAGGTCAGATGAATTAGAGTCTTCTTTAGAGGAAAGGAAAACCAAAGATGGCAAGAAGTCGAAGAAGCCCACAGTATGGAAGAGTTTCTTGAACTGGTTTTCCAAAGGAAACCAGGAAAAGGAACAAGATCCTCCGACAGCCGAAgaatcacttcctgtttcacaaCCCTTGAGACCGCAGATCTCCTGTTTGCCTATACCTGAGACCCTTTCGAAAAGTGACAGCGGCCTGCGCCGCtccaaaaatatgaaaaagaaacaaaccaaCAGGAGATCAGCAAAATGGAGGAGAAGTGGAGATATGTCCACAGGAAAGCGTACGTATCCTACTTAGATTTTCTACACGTGTGcacaactttatttttttcccatttgTGTTAGTTTAAGGTTTAAATATCTGAAAAAGATCTAATGAACTTTTCCCTTACACAGCTGTTGAGGTGGAGCCAAACGACTGTTACTATGAGAAAGTGTCGGAGGAGCTGGAGAAAATTGTGCATGAAGTAAAGGACGGTCCAGCCGATGGGAATGCGGCTTTTCAACCAACTGGCCAGAACGGTGTAAAAAGTgagtgtttttttaaaacactacACTTTGAAAAATGCAAGAAACTCAATAACAAGAGCCAATTTCTACGAGTATCATCCAAAACCTTAATAATGTTGAAAATCTTAGGTGTTGTACTGGCTTACTGTAGCTTTTTCAGATTAGGTTTTCTCAAGACAAACAAAGTAATTGTCCAGTGAATGCAATATTTTGTGATCAATATCGTAGAAAAACAAAGAGCAAAAAGCGTATTTGCCAGAATATTTCCTCATGCTTCtgttatatttctgttttaactTTTGTTTCAGAAGACTATGAAGAGGTTATAAAGAGGATCACAGAACTGATAAAACAAGAAGGCGACTCTATAGACGACAAGGTGGGTTACTTTCATTTCGTTACCTGTCaaagaaatatgttttgttttgcaattTCATGCAGGTGAATTGAAAGCATGCAAGTGGAGCGAGCACTCCTCCCCTTTCGTTTGaacttttacttaagtagacacaaagtttaaattaattcattatacattatattgttacattttctttttacaaattgTTAATTGTACATCAGTTGTCATCCTCAACATTTGTATGGGTGGGTACAGTAAGCCTactgatatatactgtacatattagaCAGGATGTTTCATGTCATGGCATCCTTTAGTTGCATAGTTactatattttgtatttctggcacgtattgaccaatcagaatctagAATTTTtcacagctttcctgtggctcagtggttagagcatggcactagcaatgccaaggtcatgggtttgatcgcAGGGGATGT
The Triplophysa rosa linkage group LG7, Trosa_1v2, whole genome shotgun sequence genome window above contains:
- the LOC130556959 gene encoding uncharacterized protein LOC130556959 isoform X1, which codes for MTSISSEQNTQPSPQLLSVGEKDRKRLLEVYVKRSLSLNDGSQCPRRQEQRSHKWVTIAERKKRDRKHSSDTSLNLSLQNSIADEDVVQEAFAASEPDKKVETSSEKKFKKWKIKGSLRRNDGSNASQKCNSKPKKRFQLDKAKEDENDVLPLSTNTAGDAQTKRSDELESSLEERKTKDGKKSKKPTVWKSFLNWFSKGNQEKEQDPPTAEESLPVSQPLRPQISCLPIPETLSKSDSGLRRSKNMKKKQTNRRSAKWRRSGDMSTGKPVEVEPNDCYYEKVSEELEKIVHEVKDGPADGNAAFQPTGQNGVKKDYEEVIKRITELIKQEGDSIDDKLKDNVVVNSFLEGISYRSFQQMADQYVQSEVPDKKTQRPVAAPELVKFAFTLDFTARVANLHRQATGQVMGFGNQYLQDRFTHMSESHPHLNDTKTENFDQDYSSI
- the LOC130556959 gene encoding uncharacterized protein LOC130556959 isoform X2, whose protein sequence is MTSISSEQNTQPSPQLLSVGEKDRKRLLEVYVKRSLSLNDGSQCPRRQEQRSHKWVTIAERKKRDRKHSSDTSLNLSLQNSIADEDVVQEAFAASEPDKKVETSSEKKFKKWKIKGSLRRNDGSNASQKCNSKPKKRFQLDKAKEDENDVLPLSTNTAGDAQTKRSDELESSLEERKTKDGKKSKKPTVWKSFLNWFSKGNQEKEQDPPTAEESLPVSQPLRPQISCLPIPETLSKSDSGLRRSKNMKKKQTNRRSAKWRRSGDMSTGKPVEVEPNDCYYEKVSEELEKIVHEVKDGPADGNAAFQPTGQNGVKNYEEVIKRITELIKQEGDSIDDKLKDNVVVNSFLEGISYRSFQQMADQYVQSEVPDKKTQRPVAAPELVKFAFTLDFTARVANLHRQATGQVMGFGNQYLQDRFTHMSESHPHLNDTKTENFDQDYSSI